The Entelurus aequoreus isolate RoL-2023_Sb linkage group LG08, RoL_Eaeq_v1.1, whole genome shotgun sequence genome segment TTTAAGCAGAAATTGCTTTGTTTCCCCCACTCCAGCCTTTTACATGCCACATAAATGTTGAGGCAGGCCATGATATAATGATTTGGCTGACCACACAAAATGATGTCGTGAGCGACCTTAAACGATGAGTTGGACATCCGTACTCTATTATAGTGTactttgggagagtggccgtgccagcaacctgagggttcctggttcgatccccgtcttctaccaaccttgtcacgttcACTGCGTCCttactcccgccatcagtgtgggaatgtgcaggggcgccgctagggattttgggccccatgaaaataatctttacagggcccccaacacagcggcaacattttttgatgctattttacatacaattatgcattttaatggtatttttgactatcattaccatatgttagttaataacttagtgtcattattttttctgtattataatttcatcatcattaggggcctctctgggcccccctccatcatgggcccctagaatccgtctccttttcGGCTCCcctgggaatgtgtgtgtgaatgggtgaatgtggaaatagtgtcaaagcgctttgagtaccttgaagttataaaagcgctatacaagtataacccgtttttttactttcaagttTGAGGATCATGCATTGAGTTCTCCCTACCTGGGACAGCGGTGCCCCCCTCCAGAGGCAGCCTGGAATCCCTGTTTGTTCCCACAAACAAACACTCCGACCTGGTGATGTACTGCAAGGCTCGGTTGAGCTTCATGTAGCTGAAATGTTCATCAAAACCCACCAACACAGCCTTCACCTCCGGGTCCAGCGCCACCCTCGCCCAGTCGGTCTGCTTCCCGGAGATGTGGTCCGGTCCCAGGCCGGTCTGCTGGATCCCCACCGCCTCCAGCTCCTGCTTCATGGCGTCGCTGCCGACGAGGTAGACTTTACCCTGCAGCTTGCACACCGTCTGCAGGTACACGGCGGAGCAGTACGCCGTCCCGAACACCTCGTCCTCGGTCACGTCGAAGCCCAGCGTGGACATTTTGTCCGCGTACATCTTCCTCGTCTTGGTGCTGTTGTTGGTGACGAAAAAGACTCTCTTGCCATGTTGCTTGAGTAGTTTGACCACCTGAGGGGCGCCAGGGATGGCCTTGTCCCCCCGCCAGATGACGCCGTCGCAGTCGAACAGGACGCAGTCCACCGAGTCCAACACTTGTCGGACCAACTGTCCGCTCAGTCGCGCGCATTTAGACCCGGACATGAGGAGACAGAAATATATACACGCTATTTATTTTGTGGTCACGTTCGTAAAAGTTGCCTTTTCTACCGGGAAAGAAGTCCAAAACCTCCTTAGGGTTGTGATTCAAAAAGCTAAGTTACACCATGTCCATGTATAAAAATAGCTTTGACCAAATAAACTCTGACCTTCCAAGTCGAGTCAACTCGACTTCCGCACCGGTTTAGAGAGACGGCGAACAAACCGGAAGCCCCGCCCATTTCCGGTGTAACGTCGTGTTTCCACGCCCAACACACTgttgttaaaaatgttttaccgTGTAAATGCTgcgaaaaaataaataacaattctATCCAAACATTGTacttttattagtattattattttcttttaaagttgtttttattgactcttataaaaatataacgcACACACCcatacaaaacaacaacaacaattggacTATTAAGAATAAATGATGATGGCATTGATGTATTTACAACAGACAACATTACATATGGTAATGTAAGGTCAAATATTTGTTAACATTTTTATCACAGCAATACCATTACAGCTTTTTTGTGAAATTTTGGAAAAGACCCACTgtcacacctcactcctatccacttctccaaagtgggcaggctcagggtggaggacagagtaaaagaacttgcactgagccgagtcaataaaatccgctacacctccctgataccggagtacatgtcaaactacttccttaacgacggtcataaccacaacaccaggggaagCTCCACTAACcaagttaaacccagattccgaactaacaaaggtcttaactcattctctttctatgccacatcaatatggaatgctctcccaacaggtgtaa includes the following:
- the pgp gene encoding glycerol-3-phosphate phosphatase, with the translated sequence MSGSKCARLSGQLVRQVLDSVDCVLFDCDGVIWRGDKAIPGAPQVVKLLKQHGKRVFFVTNNSTKTRKMYADKMSTLGFDVTEDEVFGTAYCSAVYLQTVCKLQGKVYLVGSDAMKQELEAVGIQQTGLGPDHISGKQTDWARVALDPEVKAVLVGFDEHFSYMKLNRALQYITRSECLFVGTNRDSRLPLEGGTAVPGTGCLLQAVETAAQRQAATVGKPNRFMFDCVASKFGVDPGRCLMVGDRLDTDIMLGSNCGLKTLLTLTGVSTVAEAEAIQKSGCAERQGMVPDYYVESIADLLPALQG